The genomic window aatgtcatcaggcacagtggagtgagggaggggagtagctccacctaagtccctttgcctttctagtaacaaactatgGCAGGGGGAGGCTGGGAGGGTAGCTATGTGCCCATGGAGAGGGCtttgtgtcatctttggcacctgtgccataggttctccattgTTGGTTTATAGAAATGTGTGTATTGGAATCTAAGAACAAATAGTACAGATTCAAGGTTCTATTAAAAGCCCCATGGAAAGATAACACTAGACCTATCTGAGTTTAATAACTTGAAAACTCCATCAAAAGAATTTCCAGGAGCCCTGAGTTACCCCTTTGCCACCTATACACTTTGCCCTTTGAGTATTAGCAAAGATATACAAGTGGTCTGGGATAGGGAATGTCATACCAACCTTTTTTCACTAAACTACCTTACTAAATGcttctttctaaaatttaatgATATCcatctaaattatatatataaataatcattATTAGAAGCATATTGGTGAGGCCTTATGAACTGTACATTAGAAAATATGTCAGATGAAATCTGAAATTACTTATGAAACTTATGAAACAAAAACAGCTTATGAGCATAGTagtttattaagcaatgcatgccaattgcaTAACAAATTGGGACCACACTTGGCACTGGATCAGAATGTAAAGGGGGACAGATTTTTAtccattaaaggaaaataattaatggtAAACCAGGATACAAGATTAGGTAATTTGATTGGAGGAAAGGTAAAGTACATTCgaatatgggaaggggagagaaaacagGAACaactgaaataagaaaaaaaaaagttttccctaGAGCCTAAATATCtttattcaatcaaaagaatgaatcttctctttgacttttaaaatgcTCTAGAGCCTGTTCTCCTcctaatttttcattcttcttgcaTTCTATTTTCCTACATATACTCTAAAATACAGTGACACTGACTTTCTTGTTCCTTGAACAAGAGACTCCATGTCCCTACTTCAGAAATCTTCATTGGCTAGTCTACATCATtggaactctctccctcttcatctctgcctcttaactTCCAGTTTCCTTCAAACTTCaattaaaattctaccttttccaaaaaagtttttcctctgagattacctcaAGTTATCTTATATGCATCTGGCATGTATATAGATGTTTTTTAATGTAgtgtcttccattagaatgtgaatgtcttggggcagctgggtagctcagtggattgagagccaggtctagagaatggaggtcctaggttcaaatgtggcctcagacacttcccagctgtgtggccctgggcaattcaattgacccccattgcctaccccttaccactcttctgccttggagccaatatacagtattggctccaagacagaaggtaagggttaaaaaaattaaaaaaaaaagaatgtgaatgtCTTGAAagaagggactatcttttgcttttgctttatcctTGGGTTTAGCTCAATGATTGACAAAGGGGCTCAATTAAATGCCTTGATTCTTGATTTGACTTACCCTGCAGACTCTGAAATGacagttggggaaaaaaagaattagatgaTAAGTCATagctgttattcagtcatgtttagctcttcatgaccccatttgggactttcttgacaaatactgaagtggttggccatttctttctccagctcattttatagttgaagaacctgaggcaaataaggttaaggaCTTGCCTacagttacatagctagtaagtgtttgagcccatatttgaactcaggaaaatgaatctttctgactatagacccagctctctatcaaCATGGATTTAATTCCAGACAttctctatctactatctataTGATTGtgagaaaattatttcatctctgGGAGATTTTCTTTCCTAGTTTGTAAATTAtgggaaataatttctttcttaacTTTTAGTGGATTACAGtgagattaaaagagataatgtttaggaaagttctttgtaaactcCAAAATACTATGTGAACATAACTTAATGAGAAGAATGAGTAGAAGAATACCCACACTACTTATTTGTAACTATAGAATCATTTGAATGTTAACTCTGAAAGGGATCTAAGAGTTCTAAGGCTCCTTTGTTTCACTGAAGAGGAAGCCAGGACTCTGAGAAGCCTAGCAATTTGCCTGGGGTTATGTAAATCGTTGGCAACAGAAAGCAGGTCTCCCAACTCTCAGTTAAGAACTTTCTTTCTGGAACTTTGAAAGGGTGTCCCTAGAGGGCAATTAAACTCTTCTGGGCTTTAGAATGAAGAGGTGAACTCCCAAAATGATTAGTCCTTAAATATTCAGAATTATACCTTTAAAATCATCTAgttcagatgagaaaagtgaggacCAAAGATGTTCAGTGACTTACCTGGAGACATACCAATCAGGGCCAGGATAATGATGATAACTGTTTTAAACAGAAGCtagcatttaaataaaattttgcaaagcactttaaatgctacctcttttgatcctcacaatactcCTTTGAGaccagtgctattattataccccttttacagttgaggaaaccaggcagacagaggttaaattatttgtccacaCAATTAATGTCTGAAGTTTAAGATAAAGACAGATTAAGAGAGATCCTCCTGACTATGAGTCTAGTGCTTTTATTCATTCTTATACCCATATCCTTTGGTTTCTaagccaatattctttccattgcacAAGATTGTCTCTAATATTTGTTTAGAAATTTCCAATGGGTATCAACTTCTACTTGAAAATGATTctgagcatttttaatttttttatttccaaataacAACAGCTTACATTTATTAGCACTaccctccttttaaaaatttacttgcACTTTAGAGTAGAAAATTGAGACACAGTAGTCCTCAATCAAATTGTTGATATAGAGCAAAATGGGGACTCAGATTCAAAATTTCTGTTTCTAGATCCCATACGTGTCCTGGGATACCACAATCTTTCACAAATGAGTTAGCTaacaagaaagttttttttttctttctcttttttaacctcATCACAACCAAGGATTATTTGGAGGAGTAAATGAAAACTAGAGATCTAAGCAAGAAATCAAATTTTCATGTAGTAAGTTGAGTAGTTCTAGAAGCTTTTGCAAATTATACACTTTTCCCCACAGTTATATAgagaaattttgattttttcccttgcaTAAACACAATGGTCCTGTCTAATAAGATGCCAACACCATGTGCAGAAAACTATCTGagacaattttcaaataaaaacttGAGTGCACTCCTCTGTCTTTGGATTGCTGTGTACTCTTGAGAGAGAAAAGGCATTCCCACATTTTAATTGTGAAGTGCAGGGCTCAGAGCTCTGAATTTTCACATAAAGTACTCTAAAGCATTATCTATAATCATTCATATTAGCATTAATATTAGAGGTGGTAgtatcatttgtttttataagaAGCAAATAGACATTTATTTCTACTCCTTCTTACCTGCCACGAGGAGAAGAATGAGGCAGGGCTGAGGATGTTTGGGTTTACAGGATGACGACCTCCGAGGTACTCATCTGTGCAAATAGTGCATTCTTCAGCATCTCGCCAGTCCCAGTAGGGGATAGTGAAGTTCACATCTCCTGTTAacttctggatctctttttcccaTAGCAGGAGAAAGAATCTGTGCCAAGGTAGGAAACCTGGAGCTTCATGGGCaaaatcaatgtttctccaaacAATGGAGCCCCCAAGCAGTGCGTCCCGGGACACATAGTAATGCATCCAGACAAAGAGGTCATAAATGTTTATGTCCCTAAATATGGGGGTTGAACCATTGTTCATCTGGGCATAGGTGCTGATAGGTATGACATAATCTGAACTGGTAGTGTGCTTAGCCAAGTTAAGGTAGGCAAGGAACTTATCTTTCTCAGGTATGCTCAAGTCAAAGATGCTTCTTCTTAACAACAATCTCCTCTCCACACAGTTTGGTCCAATGAACCCAAATTTGCAGTCGCCACAGTTGAACCCCATAAAGTTGCCAGAACACTGGCAGGTTCGATTATAAAAGACAGAGGGCCAATTCTCCCGGTCGTCCACATTGGAGAAAGGAAACTGGGGTCCTTCTGGTGCCCTGGAAAGGCTGATATCTTGGCAGGAGCCTCTTCCTGATAGCTGGCCACAGGGAGAGCCATCTCCACTCCATACTGGGCAACATTCCTTCTCTAACAGGTTCTTGGATGAGACACAGGCTCTGGGAAACTGCCCCAAAACACCCTGAAAAATCCACAGCAAATAACACAGTGGTACCAGATGCAT from Monodelphis domestica isolate mMonDom1 chromosome 4, mMonDom1.pri, whole genome shotgun sequence includes these protein-coding regions:
- the TYR gene encoding tyrosinase, which encodes MHLVPLCYLLWIFQGVLGQFPRACVSSKNLLEKECCPVWSGDGSPCGQLSGRGSCQDISLSRAPEGPQFPFSNVDDRENWPSVFYNRTCQCSGNFMGFNCGDCKFGFIGPNCVERRLLLRRSIFDLSIPEKDKFLAYLNLAKHTTSSDYVIPISTYAQMNNGSTPIFRDINIYDLFVWMHYYVSRDALLGGSIVWRNIDFAHEAPGFLPWHRFFLLLWEKEIQKLTGDVNFTIPYWDWRDAEECTICTDEYLGGRHPVNPNILSPASFFSSWQVICSQSEEYNTQQALCNATEEGPLLRSPGNHDRERTPRLPTSADVESCLSLTQYETGSMDRAANFSFRNTLEGFANPLTGIADASQSTMHNALHIYMNGTMSQVQGSANDPIFILHHAFVDSIFEQWLRRHHPLQEVYPAANAPIGHNRESYMVPFIPVYTNGEFFISSRDLGYDYAYLAEPAPDFFQEFIKPYLEQASQIWQWLVAAAAVGGVITAIILGLTSLFCRRKRKRFSEEEQPLLMEREDYLGGNYQSRL